The genomic window ACGGTCGGTCTGATTACATACATGAGAACCGACTCTACCCGCGTGTCTGAAGTCGCTCAATCTGAAGCAGCTCAGTATATTGAAAATGTATTTGGCAAGGAGTATCTTCAAGAGGAAAAGCGAAAGGAGAAAAAACAATCCAATGCCCAGGATGCTCATGAAGCAATCCGGCCAACAAGCACACTTCGCGACCCGTCAAGTATTAAAGAGTTTCTGACACGCGACCAGCTTCGTTTGTACAAACTGATTTGGGAAAGATTTGTTGCAAGCCAAATGGCTCCGGCTGTAATGGATACAATGAGTGTCGATCTGAAAAACGGCGATGTTCTTTTTAGAGCGACAGGTTCAAAAATTAAGTTCTCCGGATTTATGAAAGTATATGTAGAAGGAACGGACGATCAAACCGAAGAAAAGGAAAATATGCTTCCTGAATTGGCGGAAGGAGATGAAGTGCTGAAAAAAGACATTGATCCAAAACAGCATTTCACGCAGCCTCCTCCGCGCTATACGGAAGCCCGCTTAGTAAAAACATTGGAAGAGCTCGGAATCGGGCGTCCTTCAACATACGCTCCGACCCTTGATACGATTCAAAAACGAGGCTATGTTTCCCTTGATAATAAGCGTTTTGTTCCAACAGAGCTCGGGGAAATAGTATTAGATTTGATTTTAGAGTTTTTCCCGGATATACTAGATGTTGAATTTACGGCAAAGATGGAGAAAGATTTGGATGATATTGAAGTTGGCAAAGTAAAATGGGTAAAAATAATCGATGAATTTTATCGGGACTTTGCCACACACCTCGAAAAAGCTGAACAAGAGATGGAAAAAGTTGAAATAAAAGATGAACCTGCCGGCGAAGATTGTGATGAATGCGGCAGTCCAATGGTTTACAAAATGGGCCGTTTCGGAAAATTTATGGCTTGCAGCAATTTTCCTGATTGCCGCAATACAAAACCAATTGTAAAAGAAATTGGCGTGAAGTGTCCGAAATGTAAAGAAGGTAATATTATTGAAAGAAAAAGTAAAAAGCGCCGGGTTTTTTACGGGTGCGACCGTTTTCCTGAATGTGATTTCATCTCTTGGGATAAGCCTTTGCCGCGCAATTGCCCTAAATGCGAGCATTTGCTTGTGGAAAAGAAGCTTAAAAAGGGCGTCCAAGTTCAATGCATTGCATGCGATTACAAAGAAGAACAGCAATAATCAGGGTGAGCTCCAGGCTCACTCTTTTCTATTGAACTATTCAATTGTGATTTCGTAAAATGCAATTTGGGCATAAATGTAGATAAAAAACATGGAATTATCATGAAAATATTGACAACTTCAATTGCTAATTGGGAGGAACATAGAATGAATGAAACAACGGTGAACGTGATCGGTGCGGGCCTTGCCGGCAGTGAAGCAGCCTGGCAGCTGGCAAAGCGCGGAATAAAGGTTCGATTATATGAAATGAGGCCTGTAAAACAAACACCTGCCCATCATACAGATAAATTTGCTGAGCTCGTTTGCAGCAACTCATTAAGGGCAAATACATTAACAAACGCTGTCGGCGTTTTAAAAGAAGAAATGAGAATCCTTGATTCTGTCATCATCCGTTCTGCGGATGATTGCGCGGTTCCTGCAGGCGGAGCCCTTGCTGTTGACCGGCATGAATTTGCGGCAAAAGTAACAGACCGGGTGAAAAACCATGAAAATGTGACGGTTATTAATGAGGAAGTGACAGAAATTCCGGAAGGTCCTACGATCATTGCTACCGGACCATTAACAAGCGAAGCCCTATCAGAGCAGTTGAGAAAATTAACAGGCGAAGATTATTTATATTTCTACGATGCAGCAGCTCCTATCATTGAAAAAGACAGTATCGACATGGATAAAGTTTATTTAAAGTCTCGTTATGATAAAGGAGAAGCGGCATATTTAAACTGTCCGATGACAGAAGAGGAATTTAACCGCTTTTATGATGCACTTATTTCTGCTGAAACAGTGCCTTTAAAGGAATTTGAAAAAGAAATCTTTTTTGAAGGCTGCATGCCAATTGAAGTAATGGCATCCCGAGGAAAAAAAACATTGCTGTTTGGGCCAATGAAACCTGTCGGATTGGAAGATCCCCGTACAGGCAAGCGGCCGTTTGCGGTTGTTCAGCTTCGCCAAGATGATGCAGCAGGAACACTTTATAATATTGTTGGCTTCCAAACTCATTTGAAATGGGGACCGCAAAAAGAAGTGATCCGCATGATTCCGGGTCTAGAAAATGCTGAAATTGTTCGCTACGGCGTTATGCATCGCAACACATTTATTAACTCACCGAAAGTGTTAAAAGCAACGTACCAGTTTAAAAACCGGCCGGATTTATTTTTTGCCGGGCAGATGACAGGTGTAGAAGGGTATGTAGAATCGGCAGCCAGCGGATTAATTGCCGGTATTAATGCTGCCCGCCTTGTTAAAGGACAGGACCCTGTTGAGTTTCCTAGAGAAACAGCCATCGGAAGCATGGCGCGGTATATAACGACTGCCAACCCGGACAATTTTCAGCCGATGAATGCCAATTTTGGGTTGTTTCCTGAGCTTCCGGAAAAAATCAAAGGCAAAAAAGAGAGAAATGAAAGGCATGCAAACAGAGCATTGGAAACAATTCAGAACTTTGTGAAAAATTTGTAAATTTTATTGCAAGGGCTAGTAATTTATGATACTATTATGTAGCCCTTGTGAGGTGTGGTGTTCGTGATAGCAAATGTGAACGTTTCATTAAAGTTATTTATTGAATATTTACAAATAGAGAAAAATTACTCACAATATACAGTTGTGCATTACCAACAGGATATTAGAGATTTCTTTATGTTCATGTCTGAACAAGCAATAGGCGGACTTGCCGACGTACAATATTTTGATGTGCGCCTGTATTTGACAAAGCTATATGAGAAAAAGCTTTCAAGAAAATCGGTTGCACGCAAAATATCAAGTCTGAGAAGCTTTTATAAATTTTTGCTGAGGGAAAAGCTTGTAAAAGAAAATCCTTTTTCTCTTGTTTCCATGCCTAAACAAGAGAAAAGGCTTCCCGATTTTTTTTATGAAGAGGAATTGGCAGAACTGTTTAAAGCTTGTGAAGATCAAACTCCTCTTGGCCAGCGGAACCGGGCTCTTCTTGAAGTTTTATATGCTACCGGCATTCGCGTCAGTGAATGCAGCCAAATTAAGCTCTCTGACCTTGATATGTATTTAGCAACAGTACTCGTTCACGGAAAAGGACATAAAGAACGATATGTTCCATTCGGGAGTTTTGCACATGAAGCATTGGAAACCTACATAAATGACGGCAGGAAGCAATTATTAAATGGCAAAGAGACACATGATTATTTATTTGTAAACTTTCGGGGAGGCCCATTAACGGACAGAGGCATCCGAATGATCTTAAATTCACTGATCGAAAAATCTTCCCTTAACGGAAAAATACACCCTCATAAGCTGCGCCATACATTTGCAACGCATTTGTTGAGCAACGGAGCTGATATGAGAACGGTGCAGGAGCTTTTGGGACACGCATATTTATCATCAACTCAAGTATATACTCATGTTACAAATGAACATTTAAGAAAAACGTATATGTCTTATCACCCAAGGGCATAGACTCCAAAAGGAGGAAAAAACATGTCACAATTTCACGCAACGACCATTTTTGCCATTCAACATAAAGGGAAATGTGCAATGGCCGGGGACGGCCAAGTTACATTCGGAAATGCGGTTGTGATGAAGCATACTGCAAGAAAAGTCCGCAAGTTGTTCAATGGGAAAGTAATTGCGGGTTTTGCAGGTTCTGTTGCCGATGCTTTTACTCTGTTTGAAATGTTTGAAGGCAAGCTTGAGGAATTTAACGGCAATTTGAAAAGAGCTGCTGTTGAGCTTGCAAAAAAATGGCGCAGCGACAAGGTGTTACGACAGTTGGAAGCTATGCTGATTGTCATGGATGAAAACAATATGCTTTTAATTTCCGGAACGGGCGAAGTAATTGAGCCGGATGATGGCATCCTTGCCATTGGTTCGGGCGGGAATTATGCGCTTTCTGCGGGACGGTCATTAAAGCGGTATGCCGGCGAAGAGCTTACTGCCAAAGAGATTGCTAAAGCGGCGCTTGAAATAGCAGCGGAAATTTGCGTCTATACGAATCACAATATTATCGTCGAGGAGCTATGACGGAAGGGAAGTGGAATATGGTGAAAACGTCAAATTTAACACCAAGGCAAATCGTTGAGCGGCTTGACCAGTATATTATTGGACAAAAAGATGCAAAAAAAGCCGTTGCAGTCGCTTTACGAAATAGATATCGCAGAAGCTTGCTAAGTGAAAAACTCCGGGATGAAATTAGTCCAAAGAATATTTTAATGATTGGGCCCACAGGGGTCGGTAAAACTGAAATCGCCCGGCGGATGGCTAAGCTCGTCGGGGCTCCATTTATTAAAGTAGAAGCAACGAAATTCACCGAAGTCGGCTATGTTGGACGCGATGTTGAATCAATGGTTCGTGATCTCGTCGAAACATCTGTCCGTTTAGTAAAAGAAGAAAAAATGAACAGTGTAAAAGAACGGGCAGAAGAGCATGCCAATCGCAGACTTGTTGAGCTGCTTGTTCCATCTGCCAAAAAATCTGCCAATTATAAAAATCCTCTTGAAATGCTCTTCGGCGGAGGAAATTCTCAGCCAGATGCGGAATCAAGCACTTCTGACGATCAAAGCATTCAAGAAAAAAGAAGAGTAATAAAAGAAAAGTTGGCTCTAGGCCAGCTTGAAGATGAAATCGTTACGGTTGAAGTTGAAGAACAGCAGCCTTCTATGTTTGATTTGCTTCAAGGTTCAGGCATAGAGCAAATGGGAGTAAATATGCAAGATGCACTCAGCAGCTTATTGCCGAAAAGAAGAAAAAAAAGAAAGCTGCCTGTCCGTGAAGCCCGTAAAGTATTAACGAATGAAGAAGCTCAAAAATTAATTGATATGGATGAAGTCATTCAAGATGCCGTCAGCAGGGCTGAACAAAACGGTATTATTTTTATTGATGAAATTGATAAAATAGCAAGCAGAAACAGCGGGGGCTCAACAGTTGATGTCTCGCGCGAGGGAGTTCAGAGGGATATTCTCCCGATCGTAGAAGGCTCAACAGTTGTTACGAAATATGGACCTGTTAAAACGGATCATATTTTATTTATCGCAGCGGGTGCGTTCCATATGGCGAAACCGTCAGATTTAATCCCCGAGCTCCAGGGCCGCTTCCCGATACGGGTAGAGCTGACAAAGCTGACAGTAGATGATTTCTATCGCATTTTGATTGAACCGGATAATGCGTTAATTAAACAATATGAAGCATTATTGGAAACAGAAGGTATACAAATTGAATTTTCTGACGATGCTATTCGTAAGATTGCAGAAGTTGCTTATGAAGTAAATCAAAACACTGACAATATTGGTGCTCGGCGATTGCACACAATTTTAGAGAAGCTTCTTGAAGATTTATCGTTTGAAGCACCGGATATTACGATGGATAAAATCACGATCACCCCTCAATATGTCGAAGAAAAATTAGGGGCAATTTCCCGAAATAAAGATTTAAGCCAATTTATCCTTTAACAATAAGGATCAATCTTCAATGATTGTGCAGATCATTTGATAGTGTAAATAATGAAACTTTATGAATCAGGAAGAAACACAAAAATAACTATTGGTCGATTTAATAGGAGGGAGAAACAATGGATTTACTAAGTAAAACAAGAAAAATTAATGCAATGCTTCAAAAAGCGGCAGGAAAACCCGTTAATTTTAAAGAAATGGCTGAAACATTGCGTGACGTCATTGAAGCAAATATTTTCGTTGTCAGCCGCCGCGGAAAATTATTAGGATTTGCAATCAATCAGCAAATCGAAAATGAACGTATGAAGAAAATGCTTGAAGACCGCCAATTTCCTGAAGAATATACAAAGAGCTTGTTCAATATTCAGGAAACATCACCAAACCTTGATGTTGAAAGTGAATATACTGCATTTCCGGTTGAAAACAAAGACTTATTCCGCAATGGATTAACTACAATCGTTCCAATTAATGGAGGCGGTGAGCGCTTAGGTACTTTGATTTTGGCAAGGCTTGAAGAACAGTTCCATGACGATGATTTAATTCTTGCCGAATATGGTGCGACCGTTGTAGGAATGGAGATTTTGCGTGAAAAGGCTGAAGAAATTGAAGAAGAAGCTCGCAGCAAAGCAGTTGTTCAAATGGCAATCAGCTCTTTATCATACAGCGAATTGGAAGCAATTGAACACATTTTCGAGGAACTAAACGGTAATGAAGGATTGCTGGTTGCTTCAAAAATCGCTGACCGTGTAGGTATTACCCGTTCAGTTATTGTAAATGCCCTCCGCAAATTGGAGAGTGCCGGCGTCATTGAATCAAGATCACTTGGGATGAAAGGAACGTATATCAAAGTATTGAATGATAAGTTCCTTGTCGAATTGGAAAAACTAAAAGCAAATTAATAATTAATAAATAAGTAACAAAAAACCTTCGTTAACTTCGTTAACCGGAGGTTTTTTTATTTTACGAAATGATGACAAAAAAAGAGAATTTTCTCATCAATTTTACAATATTTTAACATATTCGATTTATATTTACATAATTTTTACTTTCATATAACCGTGAAACAGGACTTTTGCCCCGGTAAAACAGATGTAAATGCCGTTAAAATATAATTGGCGAAAGGAAAGTTATAAGAGAAATGCTAAATGTTGCTAACTTCAAGCGGGTTTTCATTTCCGGATAAAAAGGGAAATTATTGAAAATAGGCATAAAGGAGCACAAAATTTTAACTTTTTGTTCATGGACAGATTATTGCAATTTCATTACAATAAATACGATGATTATACATATTTCGCCAATATAAGCAACTTTTTATTAAAATTCAGCAACAATTTGTGAGGTGAGCGAATTGAAGTTATTTGCCAATACGTTTTCTACTTTAGAAAATGCATTAAATTATTCATCATTGAAGCAAAAAGTCATCTCGCAAAATATTGCAAATGTCGATACACCTGATTACAAAGCAAAAGATGTCAGCTTCAAAACAATTTTTCAACAAGAGTTCAATTCATCATTTGAAAACTATCGGACTGACAAAAGGCATTTTCGTTTTGAAGGGTCGTCTGCCGGAAATAGCGCGGTTGTTACGAAAAAAAATGTATCTTACAGCCAAAATGGTAACAGTGTTGACATTGATCAGGAAATGGCGAACCTTGCTGCAAATCAAATCTATTACAATGCACTAATTGAAAGATTAAATGGGAAATTTGCTTCTCTTCAAAGTGTCATTAAAGGTGGGAAATAGAGATGACCATGTTTCATAGTATGAACACGACAGCCTCCGCACTAACGGCCCAAAGATTAAGAATGGATGTCATTTCCTCAAATATGGCTAATGTAGATTCTACCAGAGCCAATTATGTTAATGGACAATGGCAGCCATATAAAAGAAAAATGGTTGTGATGCAACCGGCGGAAGGACAATTTTCATCTTTCTTAAATAAAGCAATGAACATGAGTGAATCAAAAACAATCGGAAGCGGCGTAAAAGTCACACGGATTGCGGAAGATAATACCCCTTTTAAGATGGTATACGACCCGGAACATCCGGACGCCGATGAAAATGGTTATGTTGCTTTGCCTAATGTTGATCCGCTGAAAGAAATGGTTGATCTGATCAGTGCGACAAGATCATATGAAGCAAATGTTACTGTATTCAACGCTTCTAAAGCGATGATGATGAAAGCTTTAGAAATTGGAAAGTAAGGTGAAATGAAATGGAAAACATATCGTTTCCGTTAACGGCTCATGTATTAAAACCTGAAGGAAAAGAGGCACCCACTTATACATATACACCATACGAAGTACAGCGAAAATTTTCGGCCGTACTTAAAGAGCAAATTGAAAAAATGAATGAAGCCCAAAATCAATCAGATTTAATGACTGAAAAACTAGCCCGCGGAGAAAATGTTGACTTGCATCAAGTAATGATTGCTTCACAAAAGGCAAACATCACTTTACAGGCAACAATTGAAATTCGCAATAAAGTAATTGAAGCTTATCAAGAAATCATGAGAATGCAAGTTTAATCGTTTAAAAAAGTTGAAAAGTAGCGGTTATTAGCTGCCGATACAGAGACAGAATAACCGGGGGAATAACATGAATCAATCGTTTCAAAAATATATAGCAAAAATAAAAGAATATTGGACTTCGAGAACAAAGAAGCAAAAGATTACAATTTTAGCAGTATTTCTTACTGTCGTTATTTTTTCAGCTGCACTCGTGTTTTTTACAACGAGAACCACAATGGCTCCTTTATACAGCAACTTGTCTCCTTCAGAAACAGGCGCCATAAAGGAAAGCCTTGATGAAAAAGGAATCAAATCAGAAATAACTGATGAAGGTACAACAATAAAAGTACCTGAAGAATATGTAGATACGTTAAAAGTTGAGTTGGCTGCCGAGGGAATTCCTAAGTCCGGAAATATTGATTATTCGTTTTTCGGCCAGAATGCGGGCCTCGGCATGACCGAAAACGAGTTCAATGTATTAAAGCTCGATGCTATGCAAACCGAACTGGCAAATTTGATTAAAGGCATTGACGGGATTAAAGATGCGAAGGTGATGATTAACCTTCCGGAAACCGGGATATTTGTGTCCGATCAACCTGAAGAGGCGTCAGCTTCAATCGTCTTAGAAACAAAACCCGGCTATCAGTTTGAAGAAGAGCAAATAAAAGCACTTTATCATTTAGTTTCAAAAAGTGTTCCAAATCTTCCTACTGATAATATCGTCATTATGAATCAGAATTTTGAGTATTTTGACTTAAAAAAAGAAAAATCTTCACCGTCTGCCGCATTTGCTTCGCAGCAGGAAATTAAAAAGCAAGTTGAGCGTGATGTACAGCGCCAAGTTCAAAACATGCTTGGCACTCTTATGGGCCGTGATAAAGTTGTTGTTTCCGTTACTGCAGATATCGACTTTACACAAGAAAAAAGGGAAGAAAACATCGTTGAACCGGTAGATAAAGAAAATATGGAAGGTATTGCAATCAGTGCCCAAAAAATTACGGAAACATTCACAGGCAATCCAGAACAGGCCGGCGGCATCGTTGGTACCGGCGAAAATGATGTGACGAATTATAATGAAGCAGCGCAAGGATCAAATGGGGATTATGAAAAAATAGAAGAAACAATTAACAATGAGGTAAACCGGATTCGGAAAAAAATTACCGAAAGCCCATATAAAATTCGTGATTTGGGGATTCAAGTAATGGTTGAACCTCCAGTACCTGACGATCCGAATTCGCTTCCGCAAGAGCGAGTGGACGATATTCAGAAAATTTTAAGCACTATTGTTCGAACAACGATTGATAAAAAAGCTGCAGATACAGAATTAACAGATGAAATGATAGAGGATAAAGTGGTCGTTTCTGTTCAGCCATTCAATGGGAAAATTGAATTTTCCGATGAAAAAGCTCCTGTTCTTCCTTGGTGGGCATATGTCGTTGGAGGAATATTGTTAGCAATTATTGGACTATTGATCTTTCTATATATTAGAGCGAAGAGAAAGCAAGAATTTGAGGAAGATTTCGCTGAGGAAGAAGATACAGTTCCATTTAACGTACCCGATGTTAATGAGGAGCAAGATACTGAAAGCAGTCTGAGAAGGAAACAGCTTGAGAAATTGGCAAAAGAAAAACCGGAAGACTTCGCAAAACTGCTCCGGACATGGATCGCTGAGGATTAGGAGGTGGTTTCATGGCAAAAAAAGAACAAAAGGAATTAACAGGAAAGCAGAAAGCAGCCATACTTCTAATTACACTCGGCCCGGATGTATCTGCCTCTGTGTATAAGCATTTGACTGAAGAGGAAATCGAAAAGTTGACATTGGAAATATCAGGGGTCAGAAAAGTTGAACCACACTCAAAAGAACAAGTGATAGAGGAATTTCATAATATAGCACTTGCACAAGATTATATTTCACAAGGAGGAATAGGCTTCGCCAAGACTGTTTTGGAAAAAGCACTTGGACCGGAACAGGCGTCTGCCATTATTAACCGTCTAACTTCTTCTCTCCAGGTCAGACCTTTTGACTTTGCGCGAAAGGCCGACCCGGCACAAATCTTGAATTTTATTCAAAATGAGCACCCGCAAACAATTGCGTTAATACTGTCATATCTTGATGCAGCCCAAGCAGGACAAATACTCTCCGAGCTTCCGCAGGAAATGCAGGCTGATGTTGCGAGAAGAATAGCAGAAATGGACAGAACATCTCCGGAAATTATTAATGAGGTGGAGCAGATCCTCGAAAGAAAACTTTCAGCAACGGTTACGCAGGATTATACACAAACAGGCGGCATTGAAGCAGTGGTGGAAGTTCTTAACGGAGTAGATCGGGCTACCGAGCGGACGATTTTAGAAGCACTCGAAATTCAAGATCCGGAATTAGCTGAAGAAATCAAGAAAAGAATGTTTGTATTTGAAGACATTGTTACACTAGATAATCGTGCAATTCAGAGGGTCATCCGTGATTGTGAAAACGAAGATTTGATGCTTGCATTGAAAGTTTCGAGTGATGAAGTTAGAGAGATCGTTTATAAAAATATGTCCCAACGTATGGTTGAAACATTCAAGGAAGAAATGGAATTAATGGGGCCGGTTCGCCTTCGTGATGTAGAAGAGGCCCAATCACGAATTGTCGCAATCATCCGCAGGCTTGAAGAGTCCGGAGAGATTATCGTCGCCCGCGGCGGAGGAGATGATATCATTGTCTAGGTTAATCAAATCCTACTGGGCAAACCAGGAAAAAGACGGCAACAAAGTGATTTCGATTAAAGTATTGCGCCGAGCTGAACTTGAAAATGAAAAACAAGCATTTGACTCAACAGATTCTGAAAGAAACAGCTTAATAGAGCAGGCGCACAAAGATGCAGAACAAATTGTTTCAAAAGCAAACGACCATGCGAGAATGATCAAAAGGCTGGTCGAAGATGAAAAGCTTGCTTGGGAACAAGAAAAAGCAGCCCTTATTGAACAAGCAAAACATGAAGGGTTTCAAGCGGGCTATAAAGAAGGAAGGCAAAAAGGATTTCAGGAATACAAAGAATCAATCGAGCTGGCCCGTGAAGTGATTGATTCAGCAAAAAATGATTACAGACTGACCCTTGAGTCATCTGATAAAGCAATTTTGGAATTGGCACTTAAAGTATCTGAAAAAATACTTGGGAAAATAATCGATAGAAACGAAGAAGAATTTCTCCATCTTGTAAAAAGAGCATTAAAAGAAGCAAGAGAATATCGGGAAATTCAGTTGCATGTACACCCCATCCATTATGGATTTTTGCTGGCGCAAAAAGAAGAGCTGCTATCGATTTTCCCGAGAGAAACAAATTTTTATATTTATCCAGATGAAGATTTATCCAAAACAAGCTGCATTATAGAGTCAGCGAACGGACGAATAGATGCAAGCATTGACAGCCAACTGGAACAAGTGAAAAAGAAGCTTTTTGAACTGTTGGAGAGTGAAGAATAATGAGGATTGCCGGCTTATTAAAGCAAATTGACCAAATAGATACCTTTAAGAGGTATGGAAGAGTGAAAAGGGTGATCGGGTTAATGATCGAATCCCAAGGCCCGCAAAGCTCTATTGGCGATGTTTGCTATATTTATGTCGGCAGTCAGAAAAAGCGGAAAATATTAGCTGAAGTTGTAGGTTTTAAAGAAGAGAATGTTATTTTAATGCCTTATACAACTGTCAATGATATTTCGCCGGGATGTCTGGTAGAAGCAACGCTTAAGCCGCTGGAGGTAAAGGTTGGAGCCGCTTTAGTCGGAAAAGTAATTGATTCTTTAGGACTACCGCTGGACGGGTCTAGCCTTCCAAAAGGATTAACATCTGTTCCGACTGAACAGGCTCCTCCAAATCCTATGAGCAGACCGCCTATCTCAGAACCAATTGAAGTTGGAGTACGGCTGATAGACGGACTCTTGACTGTCGGAAACGGGCAGCGCGTCGGAATTTTTGCAGGGAGCGGTGTCGGAAAGAGCACTTTGCTTGGCATGATCGCCCGTAATACAACGGCTGATTTAAACGTTATCGGTTTAATCGGGGAACGCGGGCGTGAAGTAAGAGAATTTATCGAACGCGATCTTGGGCCGGATGGCCTAAAACGGTCTATTGTGGTTGTTGCTACATCAGATCAGCCTGCATTAATGCGGATTAAGGGAGCATATACGGCAACAGCGATTGCAGAATATTTCAGAGATCAAGGACTGAATGTCATGCTCATGATGGATTCGGTAACAAGGGTTGCCATGGCCCAGCGGGAAGTAGGGCTTGCGGTAGGCGAGCCGCCGACGACAAAAGGCTATACCCCTTCTGTGTTCGCTGTATTGCCGAAACTTCTTGAACGGACTGGAACAAATGAGAATGGTTCAATCACTTCATTTTACACTGTTCTTGTCGACGGCGATGACATGAACGAGCCGATCGCGGA from Bacillus methanolicus includes these protein-coding regions:
- the fliG gene encoding flagellar motor switch protein FliG, producing the protein MAKKEQKELTGKQKAAILLITLGPDVSASVYKHLTEEEIEKLTLEISGVRKVEPHSKEQVIEEFHNIALAQDYISQGGIGFAKTVLEKALGPEQASAIINRLTSSLQVRPFDFARKADPAQILNFIQNEHPQTIALILSYLDAAQAGQILSELPQEMQADVARRIAEMDRTSPEIINEVEQILERKLSATVTQDYTQTGGIEAVVEVLNGVDRATERTILEALEIQDPELAEEIKKRMFVFEDIVTLDNRAIQRVIRDCENEDLMLALKVSSDEVREIVYKNMSQRMVETFKEEMELMGPVRLRDVEEAQSRIVAIIRRLEESGEIIVARGGGDDIIV
- the fliF gene encoding flagellar basal-body MS-ring/collar protein FliF; this translates as MNQSFQKYIAKIKEYWTSRTKKQKITILAVFLTVVIFSAALVFFTTRTTMAPLYSNLSPSETGAIKESLDEKGIKSEITDEGTTIKVPEEYVDTLKVELAAEGIPKSGNIDYSFFGQNAGLGMTENEFNVLKLDAMQTELANLIKGIDGIKDAKVMINLPETGIFVSDQPEEASASIVLETKPGYQFEEEQIKALYHLVSKSVPNLPTDNIVIMNQNFEYFDLKKEKSSPSAAFASQQEIKKQVERDVQRQVQNMLGTLMGRDKVVVSVTADIDFTQEKREENIVEPVDKENMEGIAISAQKITETFTGNPEQAGGIVGTGENDVTNYNEAAQGSNGDYEKIEETINNEVNRIRKKITESPYKIRDLGIQVMVEPPVPDDPNSLPQERVDDIQKILSTIVRTTIDKKAADTELTDEMIEDKVVVSVQPFNGKIEFSDEKAPVLPWWAYVVGGILLAIIGLLIFLYIRAKRKQEFEEDFAEEEDTVPFNVPDVNEEQDTESSLRRKQLEKLAKEKPEDFAKLLRTWIAED
- the fliI gene encoding flagellar protein export ATPase FliI; translation: MRIAGLLKQIDQIDTFKRYGRVKRVIGLMIESQGPQSSIGDVCYIYVGSQKKRKILAEVVGFKEENVILMPYTTVNDISPGCLVEATLKPLEVKVGAALVGKVIDSLGLPLDGSSLPKGLTSVPTEQAPPNPMSRPPISEPIEVGVRLIDGLLTVGNGQRVGIFAGSGVGKSTLLGMIARNTTADLNVIGLIGERGREVREFIERDLGPDGLKRSIVVVATSDQPALMRIKGAYTATAIAEYFRDQGLNVMLMMDSVTRVAMAQREVGLAVGEPPTTKGYTPSVFAVLPKLLERTGTNENGSITSFYTVLVDGDDMNEPIADTVRGILDGHFVLDRDLANKGQYPAVNVLKSISRVMNHIVSDGHIKAAEKLREILSTYINSEDLINIGAYKRGSSKEIDEAIRLYPKIVTFLKQSTHEKVTMQESIEALYQLIQEGE
- the fliH gene encoding flagellar assembly protein FliH, whose amino-acid sequence is MISLSRLIKSYWANQEKDGNKVISIKVLRRAELENEKQAFDSTDSERNSLIEQAHKDAEQIVSKANDHARMIKRLVEDEKLAWEQEKAALIEQAKHEGFQAGYKEGRQKGFQEYKESIELAREVIDSAKNDYRLTLESSDKAILELALKVSEKILGKIIDRNEEEFLHLVKRALKEAREYREIQLHVHPIHYGFLLAQKEELLSIFPRETNFYIYPDEDLSKTSCIIESANGRIDASIDSQLEQVKKKLFELLESEE